The genomic window GGTGCCTTTGCAAATGTAGGTTCCCTCGATGCCCGCGTGGGCCGCGCTGGAGAGGATCACGACCAGGGCCAGGGCGATCAGCAGACGCTTCATCAACGACCTCCGATGTCGGTGTGTGCGCTCGATCTTACTAGTTCTCTGCGCGCCTTAGTAGGTTCGGAATCGATGTTGCGCGCCGTATTGACGAACATTGATTAATCATCCAGTCTAGCCCCCGATGTGCGCCTTAAGGGTCTATCTGCTGCACGCGCCCAGCGTGTACGACTTCCGCGAACGGACGATCATGCAGGGTCCGGTCTCGGACGTGGTCCCCTCGACCCAGGTCTTCGAGATGTACCCCGTGGGATTCACCGCCCTGAGCGAGCGGCTGAGCACCATGGGCTACGATGTGCACATCAAAAACCTGGCCTTTCGCATGCTTGCCTCGCCCCAGTACGACGCCGAGGAGGCGATCCGCAAACTCAAACAACCGTTCGCCATCGGCATCGACCTGCACTGGCTGCCGCACTGTCACGGCGCGATCGAGATCGCCCGGCTGTGCCGCAAACATCATCCGGGCGTGCCGATCATCTTCGGCGGCATTGCCGCGAGCTACTTCCACGAAGAGCTGATCGGGTACGACTGCGTGGACTACGTGGTGCGCGGCGACTCGGCCGAGGAGCCGCTGGGCGAGCTGATGTGGAACCTTGAGAAGGGCCGCCCACTCGATCGGGTCCCCAACCTGACCTGGATCGACCAAACCGGCGCATTGCGCGTCAACGAGCTGAGCCACGTGCCCGCGGGCGTCTACGACACCTCAAACAACTACCTG from Candidatus Alcyoniella australis includes these protein-coding regions:
- a CDS encoding cobalamin-dependent protein (Presence of a B(12) (cobalamin)-binding domain implies dependence on cobalamin itself, in one of its several forms, or in some unusual lineages, dependence on a cobalamin-like analog.), giving the protein MCALRVYLLHAPSVYDFRERTIMQGPVSDVVPSTQVFEMYPVGFTALSERLSTMGYDVHIKNLAFRMLASPQYDAEEAIRKLKQPFAIGIDLHWLPHCHGAIEIARLCRKHHPGVPIIFGGIAASYFHEELIGYDCVDYVVRGDSAEEPLGELMWNLEKGRPLDRVPNLTWIDQTGALRVNELSHVPAGVYDTSNNYLHMFSQSVAHLNIRDGIPFLDWFSYPITAIMTCRGCTQNCIICGGSRDGFRQYMGRDKIAMRPAEQLILDIRRIARYTSAPIFIVGDLRQGGESYARQVLEA